In Nitrospira sp. MA-1, the DNA window GCACTCAGCGCAATTTTGTTTATGACCGGACTCGTCGGCGTCCTGATCCGGAGGAATTTCATTGTCGTCCTGATGTCCGTGGAGATTATGTTGAACGCTGCCAATATCAATTTGGTGGCTTTTTCTCATTACCTTCATTCCATGTCAGGGCAAATGGCCGCACTCTTTATCATTGCCGTGGCCGCAGCGGAAGCCGCGGTAGGATTAGCGATTATCATTGTGGTGTTTCGTGGAAAAATGGCCACGAACGTCGATCAAATTAATATTTTGAAGTGGTAACGTGTTCGATCTGCTCGTTCTCCTGATTCCTCTTTTTCCTTTGCTGGCCGTATTGGCCAATGGGCTTTTGGGCTCTCGCTATTCTTCCGATCTGGCGGGGCGGCTGGCTTTTGGGTCTGTAGGCCTGTCGTTTCTGTGTGTACTCGGCGTCTTTGTTTCGTTTCTCGGAGATTCAACACCGCGCGAAGTCATTGCCTACTCCTGGATTTTCGGGGGAGATCTCTCCGTAAATCTTGCCTTTCTCATCGACCCGCTGACCGTCATTATGCTGTTAGTGGTGACCGGAGTCGGATTCCTCATCCATGTCTATTCTGTGGGCTATATGCATGGGGAAGAAGGCTTTACCCGCTTTTTCACCTATATGAACCTCTTCATGGTTTCCATGCTCTTGCTCGTCATGGGAAATAATTATGTGGTGTTGTTCATCGGGTGGGAGGGCGTGGGCCTCTGCTCCTACCTGTTGATCGGGTATTACTATGAAAAAGTCTCAGCGGGGAAGGCAGCGACCAAAGCCTTTGTCGTGAACCGGATTGGGGACGCCGGGTTTTTACTGGCAATATTTTTGATCTTTTCCCATTTCGGCACACTCGATTACACGGCGGTTATGGCCCAGGCAGCGACTCTTTCAACTGAAATGGCCACCGCAATCTCATTCTGTTTGTTGGTCGGCGCGATTGGCAAATCGGCGCAATTACCGTTGTACACATGGTTGCCGGATGCGATGGAAGGCCCAACTCCGGTGAGTGCGCTTATCCATGCAGCCACCATGGTCACAGCGGGCGTCTATATGGTGGTGAGAAACCATGCGATATTTGACATGGCGCCGATGGCTTTGGCCGCCGTGGGCATTGTTGGAGGCGTCACGGCATTGTTTGCGGCCACTATTGGATTGGTTCAAAACGATATTAAACGGGTGTTGGCCTATTCAACCGTCAGCCAGTTGGGCTATATGTTCCTGGCCTGTGGGGTGGGTGCCTATACTGCCGCGATTTTTCACCTGATGACCCATGCGTTTTTTAAGGCACTTTTATTCTTGTCGGCCGGTTCGGTGATTCATGCGTTGGGTGGGGAGCAAGACATCCGGAAAATGGGTGGACTGCATGACAAGATCCCGACGACCTATCGGGTGTTTCTGATCGGAACTCTCGCCATTGCGGGAATCCCTCCTCTTGCGGGGTTTTGGAGTAAAGATGAAATTATGGCCCATGCCTTTGTCCATGGCTATTATCACTTGTATCTTCTGGCGGCCGTTGGAGCGTTCTTGACCAGTTTTTATATGTTTAGGCTCACCTACCTCACATTCTATGGGTCCTCTCGGGTGGACCCACATGT includes these proteins:
- the nuoL gene encoding NADH-quinone oxidoreductase subunit L codes for the protein MFDLLVLLIPLFPLLAVLANGLLGSRYSSDLAGRLAFGSVGLSFLCVLGVFVSFLGDSTPREVIAYSWIFGGDLSVNLAFLIDPLTVIMLLVVTGVGFLIHVYSVGYMHGEEGFTRFFTYMNLFMVSMLLLVMGNNYVVLFIGWEGVGLCSYLLIGYYYEKVSAGKAATKAFVVNRIGDAGFLLAIFLIFSHFGTLDYTAVMAQAATLSTEMATAISFCLLVGAIGKSAQLPLYTWLPDAMEGPTPVSALIHAATMVTAGVYMVVRNHAIFDMAPMALAAVGIVGGVTALFAATIGLVQNDIKRVLAYSTVSQLGYMFLACGVGAYTAAIFHLMTHAFFKALLFLSAGSVIHALGGEQDIRKMGGLHDKIPTTYRVFLIGTLAIAGIPPLAGFWSKDEIMAHAFVHGYYHLYLLAAVGAFLTSFYMFRLTYLTFYGSSRVDPHVAHHIHESPSIMTVPLMVLAGLALLGGFLGVPPEHGWFHGFLHDVATPLGAEAHEVGWGMLLGLMSVAIAIALGGWGLAHYMYSIRPQMANEWAGKFPRAYTTILNKYYVDEIYDFLIVEPCKKLGLLWDWLDRQVLDRFVVGIGKGTDLSAAAITWTEKHVIYAGLNVVGYSNHLLSWSWRKMQSGMVHHYAAIIVIGLALLIHLVLVWFVGSSAADMSIR
- the nuoK gene encoding NADH-quinone oxidoreductase subunit NuoK, whose protein sequence is MIPLSAYVALSAILFMTGLVGVLIRRNFIVVLMSVEIMLNAANINLVAFSHYLHSMSGQMAALFIIAVAAAEAAVGLAIIIVVFRGKMATNVDQINILKW